The following are encoded in a window of Impatiens glandulifera chromosome 5, dImpGla2.1, whole genome shotgun sequence genomic DNA:
- the LOC124938829 gene encoding uncharacterized protein LOC124938829 — protein sequence MEKPVKGLSYSSLSNLDKEKGKYHYIDDYSDSGWDVEETSKDVNSQRRDNLFVYRNNSQEFVDGGGYDSDEDNSKFGQLTLPPPPEVNLKNVLNGLFAIVTGCNRNPVAPVAQRISGSDVSFLGSAKNGDTVLHSSVYIPSAPPLLEPTGFNYNAYKEVLDAEPPEWLPDSSTTVCMQCTAPFTAITRGRHHCRFCGGIFCRLCSKGRCLVPVKFRERNPQRVCDTCYDRLDPLQGVLINTISNAMQAAKHDVMDWTCARGWLNLPISLSMEHEIYKSSSTLRTYIQVARLNPERSIPAAVLKGAKGLAILTVAKAGVVVAYKIGTGLVVARRSDGSWSPPSAIISVGLGWGAQVGGELMDFILVLHDSKAVKTFCSRMHFSVGAGCSAAAGPVGRVLEADVRAGEKGSGLCYTYSCSKGAFVGVSLEGNVVTTRSDTNLKFYGDPYLSAADILLGNVERPKAADQLYTALGDLYSKLVF from the exons ATGGAAAAACCTGTTAAAGGACTGTCATATTCTTCACTTTCTAACTTAGACAAAGAGAAGGGAAAATATCATTACATTGATGACTACAGTGACTCTGGCTGGGATGTGGAAGAAACTTCCAAGGATGTTAACTCTCAGAGACGAGATAATCTATTTGTATACCGCAATAATTCCCAAGAATTTGTTGATGGAGGAGGGTATGATTCCGATGAAGATAATTCCAAGTTTGGCCAACTCACTCTACCACCACCTCCTGAGGTGAATTTGAAGAATGTATTGAATGGTTTATTTGCTATCGTGACTGGATGCAACAGGAATCCTGTTGCCCCTGTAGCTCAGCGGATATCTGGTTCAGATGTTTCATTTCTTGGGTCTGCTAAGAATGGGGATACTGTCTTGCACTCTTCGGTTTATATACCCAGCGCTCCACCACTTCTGGAACCGACTGGTTTTAATTACAATGCTTACAAAGAGGTGTTGGATGCAGAACCTCCTGAGTGGCTTCCAGACAGTTCTACGACAGTATGTATGCAATGTACTGCTCCCTTTACAGCTATTACTCGGGGGAGACATCATTGTCGATTTTGTGGAGGAATATTTTGCAGGCTATGCTCAAAGGGAAGATGTCTAGTACCTGTTAAGTTCAGGGAGAGGAATCCACAGAGAGTGTGTGATACCTGCTATGATAGGCTTGATCCTTTGCAAGGGGTGTTAATTAACACAATTAGCAATGCTATGCAAGCTGCAAAGCATGATGTAATGGATTGGACATGCGCAAGAGGGTGGTTAAACCTACCTATTAGTTTATCCATGGAGCATGAGATATATAAATCGTCTAGTACTTTGAGGACATATATCCAG GTTGCTAGGTTGAACCCTGAGCGATCTATACCTGCAGCAGTGTTAAAAGGAGCGAAAGGTTTGGCAATTTTAACAGTTGCGAAAGCTGGGGTAGTTGTTGCATACAAGATAGGTACTGGGTTGGTCGTGGCGAGAAGGTCGGATGGATCATGGTCTCCACCGTCTGCCATTATATCTGTTGGTTTGGGATGGGGTGCTCAG GTGGGAGGTGAGCTAATGGACTTTATACTTGTACTACACGACTCAAAAGCTGTGAAAACATTTTGTAGCCGCATGCATTTTTCTGTTGGGGCTGGTTGTAGTGCTGCTGCCGGACCGGTTGGTAGAGTGCTGGAAGCGGATGTAAGGGCCGGTGAAAAAGGTTCTGGGTTGTGTTATACATACAGTTGCAGCAAAG GTGCTTTTGTTGGAGTGTCTCTGGAAGGAAATGTAGTTACAACAAGGTCAGACACAAATCTGAAGTTCTATGGCGATCCGTATCTCTCTGCAGCTGATATTCTTCTAGGCAATGTCGAAAGACCAAAGGCTGCTGATCAATTGTATACTGCCCTTGGGGACCTCTACTCAAAACTCGTCTTCTAA
- the LOC124938504 gene encoding suppressor of mec-8 and unc-52 protein homolog 2, with protein sequence MSSSKKTYEKKIIRRKEEKAAEPELPKYRDRAKERREDQNPDYEPTDLGSFHAVAPPGAVDIRAADAHKLSIEKSKYLGGDVEHTHLVKGLDYALLHKVRSEIDTTKKPDDDEEDADGMPRAPKDDQPVSFRTATAKSVYQLIVKPQITIKTNEMFLPGRMSFIFNTEGGFSHDIPTTLHRSKADCPIPEEMVTVSVDGSVLDRIAKIMSYLRLGSSGKVLKKKKKDKEIKGKVGANNAYDEDERAEKQNGGAMKHHNNNINNERQMLPPPPPPPHNRTINSIDKNVPPPLPVVRTEEDDIFVGEGIDYAVPTRDGSQSPISEDMEESPRSNKVPYFSEPAYGPVPPPSEPSHEWQQMNGYESMQTQALAAAGSYQGGGGGVGEWQQDYQYAEQLAYSEQYLLLQQQQQQNIIQGGYDPQTGLPIVQLEEDPHLMTQEEKDRGLGSVFKRDDQRLLQLREKDAREKDPNFVSENYSECYPGYQEYNREVVDSDEEDDLSKMDMGGRAKGRLHRWDFETEDEWAKYNEQKEAMPKAAYQFGVKMQDGRKTRKQNRDQKLNNDLHKINKILSRKKDGSGEGDDNNGGGGGGDDDSHPGKKIRI encoded by the exons ATGTCGTCTTCTAAGAAAACTTACGAGAAGAAGATAATTCGTCGCAA GGAAGAGAAGGCGGCGGAACCTGAACTACCAAAATACAGGGACAGAGCTAAGGAACGTAGAGAAGATCAGAATCCCGATTACGAACCTACTGATTTGGGGTCTTTTCATGCTGTGGCTCCCCCAGGCGCCGTCGATATCAG ggCGGCTGATGCGCACAAGCTGTCCATTGAAAAGAGCAAGTACCTCGGAG GTGATGTGGAACACACACATTTAGTGAAAGGATTGGATTATGCTTTGCTTCACAAAGTGAGAAGTGAAATTGACACCACCAAGAAACCTGATGACGACGAGGAGGATGCCGATGGGATGCCCAG AGCACCCAAGGATGATCAACCAGTGTCATTTCGCACAGCAACTGCAAAG TCAGTATATCAATTGATAGTCAAGCCCCAAATAACTATCAAGACAAACGAGATGTTCCTTCCTGGTCGAATGTCATTCATTTTTAACACG GAGGGTGGATTTTCTCACGATATTCCAACTACTCTGCACAGGAGTAAAGCCGATTGCCCAATACCAGAA GAGATGGTTACTGTAAGTGTTGATGGTTCAGTGCTGGATCGAATTGCAAAAATTATGTCATACCTGCGTTTAGGATCATCTGGAAAGGTCcttaagaaaaagaagaaggataaAGAAATTAAAG GAAAAGTTGGAGCTAACAATGCATATGATGAAGATGAGAGGGCAGAAAAGCAAAATGGTGGAGCAATGaagcatcataataataatattaataatgagagGCAAATGCTTCCCCCACCACCGCCTCCACCTCATAATAGAACAATTAACTCAATAGataagaatgttccaccaccgTTGCCTGTTGTAAGAACTGAAGAGGATGACATATTTGTGGGGGAAGGTATTGATTATGCTGTCCCCACCAGAGATGGGAGTCAAAGCCCCATTTCAGAGGACATGGAAGAATCTCCTCGGAGCAACAAAGTGCCTTATTTCTCTGAACCTGCCTATGGTCCTGTACCACCACCCTCCGAGCCTTCTCATGAGTGGCAACAAATG AATGGATACGAGTCTATGCAAACCCAGGCACTAGCTGCTGCTGGGTCCTAtcaaggaggaggaggaggggtGGGAGAATGGCAACAGGATTATCAGTATGCTGAGCAACTTGCTTATTCTGAACAATATCTCCTCCTCCAACAGCAGCAGCAACAGAACATAATTCAGGGGGGTTATGATCCACAAACAGGCTTACCCATTGTTCAGCTGGAGGAGGACCCACACTTGATGACCCAGGAAGAGAAGGACAGGGGTTTGGGATCTGTGTTCAAGCGGGACGATCAGAGACTTTTGCAGTTGAGAGAGAAAGACGCGAGGGAGAAAGACCCAAATTTTGTGTCGGAGAACTATTCAGAATGTTATCCAGGGTACCAAGAATACAACAGAGAGGTTGTGGAcagtgatgaagaagatgatttaTCGAAGATGGATATGGGTGGACGG GCAAAGGGTCGACTCCACAGATGGGACTTTGAGACAGAAGATGAATGGGCGAAATACAATGAGCAGAAGGAAGCCATGCCTAAGGCTGCATACCAGTTTGGAGTGAAGATGCAAGATGGTCGAAAGACAAGGAAGCAGAACAGGGACCAGAAGCTGAACAATGACCTGCACAAGATTAACAAGATTCTTTCCAGAAAGAAGGATGGTAGCGGTGAAGGTGATGACAATAAcggaggaggtggaggaggagacgACGATTCTCACCCTGGAAAGAAGATTCGGATCTAA